The Faecalibacterium prausnitzii genome includes a window with the following:
- a CDS encoding N-acetylmannosamine-6-phosphate 2-epimerase codes for MDKEKLFAQIKGGLIVSCQALEHEPLYTKEGGVMPLMAKAAAMSGAVGIRANTVRDITQIKAVVDLPVIGIIKKDYPGTPMYITVTMKEVDELVACGVDILAVQGTGALRPDGSTSAEFIRAIKAKYPDQLLMADCDNFENAMACAEAGADFVGTTMRGYTPETQGINDIDFAFVHKLAAECPAKIIAEGHIHYPEQAVKALEAGAFALVVGGAITRPAEITARFTGAINAMNH; via the coding sequence ATGGATAAGGAAAAACTGTTTGCTCAGATCAAGGGCGGCCTAATCGTCTCCTGCCAGGCGCTGGAGCACGAGCCGCTGTACACCAAGGAGGGCGGCGTGATGCCCCTGATGGCCAAAGCCGCCGCCATGAGCGGGGCCGTCGGCATCCGCGCCAACACGGTGCGCGACATCACCCAGATCAAGGCCGTCGTGGACCTGCCCGTCATCGGCATCATCAAAAAGGACTACCCCGGCACCCCGATGTACATCACCGTGACCATGAAGGAAGTGGACGAGCTGGTGGCCTGCGGTGTGGACATCCTCGCCGTGCAGGGCACCGGTGCGCTCCGCCCGGACGGCTCCACCTCTGCGGAATTCATCCGCGCCATCAAGGCGAAGTATCCCGACCAGCTGCTGATGGCCGACTGCGACAATTTTGAAAATGCCATGGCCTGCGCCGAAGCCGGTGCTGACTTTGTGGGCACCACGATGCGCGGCTACACCCCGGAGACTCAGGGCATCAACGACATCGACTTCGCGTTCGTCCACAAGCTGGCCGCCGAGTGCCCGGCCAAGATCATCGCCGAGGGGCACATCCACTATCCCGAACAGGCCGTCAAGGCACTGGAAGCCGGTGCGTTCGCCCTCGTGGTCGGCGGTGCCATCACCCGCCCCGCTGAGATCACGGCCCGTTTCACCGGTGCCATCAACGCCATGAACCACTGA
- a CDS encoding ROK family protein, whose protein sequence is MKTKQYLAIDIGGTSVKLGIVDETGAVLAKAEESVSFDGYETPILTTVCKAAKAFVEAQGLSPAALVGVGVSATGQIDSRAGTVVGTCGNLPHYIGSPIKAELESLFGLPVTVANDANCMCLGEVWVGGAKGYTDVIGVTLGTGVGGGILTGGRLLEGARGLGGELGHYRLHALDGVPCTCGAAGCWERYAATTALVRAAQEKDPAWTNGRAIFAAAQACNETVLALLDHWTDEIAQGLAGMVHIFNPQLILIGGGVSAQQKLLIDPIAAKVRASVMPAFAEGLEIRAAQLHNDAGMVGAIYYFRQSHPER, encoded by the coding sequence ATGAAGACAAAACAGTATCTTGCCATTGATATCGGCGGCACCTCCGTCAAGCTAGGCATCGTGGATGAGACCGGTGCCGTGCTGGCCAAAGCCGAGGAGAGCGTCAGCTTTGACGGCTACGAAACGCCCATCCTGACCACGGTGTGCAAGGCAGCCAAAGCCTTTGTAGAAGCGCAGGGCCTCTCCCCTGCCGCCCTTGTCGGCGTGGGCGTTTCGGCCACCGGCCAGATCGACAGCCGCGCCGGAACGGTCGTCGGCACCTGCGGCAATCTGCCCCACTACATCGGCTCCCCCATCAAAGCGGAACTCGAATCGCTGTTCGGCCTGCCCGTGACCGTAGCGAACGACGCCAACTGCATGTGCCTGGGCGAAGTCTGGGTCGGCGGCGCAAAGGGCTATACCGACGTCATCGGGGTGACGCTGGGCACCGGCGTCGGCGGCGGCATCCTGACCGGGGGCCGCCTGCTGGAAGGTGCCCGTGGTCTGGGCGGCGAGCTGGGCCACTACCGGCTCCACGCGCTCGATGGTGTGCCGTGCACCTGCGGAGCTGCGGGCTGCTGGGAGCGCTACGCCGCCACCACCGCACTCGTCCGTGCTGCGCAGGAGAAAGACCCCGCCTGGACGAATGGCCGCGCGATCTTCGCCGCTGCGCAGGCATGCAACGAGACCGTCCTTGCCCTGCTGGACCACTGGACGGATGAGATCGCCCAGGGCCTTGCCGGCATGGTGCACATCTTCAACCCCCAGCTGATCCTGATCGGCGGCGGCGTGAGCGCCCAGCAGAAGCTGCTCATCGACCCCATTGCGGCCAAGGTGAGAGCATCCGTGATGCCCGCCTTTGCTGAAGGGCTGGAGATCCGCGCCGCCCAGCTGCACAACGACGCCGGAATGGTCGGTGCCATCTACTATTTCCGCCAGAGTCATCCGGAACGATAA